AGGCGTTCCATCTTCCGGCTGAGAGCCGGCAAAATAAAGCTGCCTGTTCAGACTCCACCCATTGGAAGATGTTTTTGATACCATATAAACTTTACCAGACGGAGTGCCGGGGCAGACCCCGGCAGCGCGGACAGAAAACAGGGACCGGGGGAGGTGTGCCTCACCGATGCAGACACAGGGAAGTTGATTGCAGGCGGCTTTTTCATCCATGCGATTCTTCATGTCAATCCAATTTTCAGACGTTGTTGCTCTGCATCATGAAGGTACAGATTACTTCTGCGGCCTGCTCCGCATTTGTCAGGATCGCCGGATGCCCTCCATGTTCAAACATCTGAATGGTGGCGCGGGGAATGTGTGCCGCCATTTGCTGATACTCCTCTTCCAGATTTTTTCGGCACATCTCATCCCTTCGGCTGCCCATCAACAGGAGCGGAATCCTTATTTGAGCCAAGGGTTTGTGGAATAAATAGCGCTTCTCCTCTGCAAGCTGCAACAGGGCCGCTGTGTCAAGGTCAACGATGGTTTCCCAGTCCGGTCCCTGAC
This genomic window from Pusillibacter faecalis contains:
- a CDS encoding alpha/beta fold hydrolase encodes the protein MAGLTEWSVWYEEGLQAIALAEHLPYGKTFLVGTSGGAWAAIHAALERPDLFRAVIADSFDRRTLHDHFADHLQAERSAAKADPQSRAFYAWCQGPDWETIVDLDTAALLQLAEEKRYLFHKPLAQIRIPLLLMGSRRDEMCRKNLEEEYQQMAAHIPRATIQMFEHGGHPAILTNAEQAAEVICTFMMQSNNV